A section of the Mastomys coucha isolate ucsf_1 unplaced genomic scaffold, UCSF_Mcou_1 pScaffold15, whole genome shotgun sequence genome encodes:
- the LOC116092295 gene encoding olfactory receptor 4K3-like, whose protein sequence is MSGNIVILILITTDSHLLSPMYFLLANLSFVDMWLSSNTSPKMITDFLRENKTISFAGCMSQVSFAHCIAIGEMVLLVVMAYDRYVAICKPLHYFTIMNLKRCTGLVMTSWSIGFTHGISHLVVVMQLPFCGPNKIDSFFCDMPLVIKLACMDSHYLNTLMNAECGIVALTCLTLLLLSYTNILITVCQSSKAGVSKALSTCTAHITVVMIFFLPCIFIYVWLPQYHLIRQFFCCVLFCFNTSSKPNHLYTEK, encoded by the coding sequence ATGTCTGGAAATATTGTCATCCTGATCTTAATAACCACTGACTCCCATCTTCTTTCCCCCATGTACTTCTTGTTGGCCAACCTGTCCTTTGTTGATATGTGGCTCTCCTCAAACACCTCTCCTAAGATGATCACCGACTTTCTCAGGGAAAACAAGACCATTTCCTTTGCAGGATGCATGTCCCAGGTCTCTTTTGCCCATTGCATTGCTATAGGAGAGATGGTGTTGTTGGTGGTAATGGCTTATgatcgctatgtggccatctgcaaacCTCTCCATTACTTCACCATCATGAACCTGAAGAGATGCACTGGGTTGGTGATGACTTCCTGGAGCATTGGCTTTACACATGGTATAAGTCACTTGGTAGTGGTTATGCAGCTGCCTTTTTGTGGTCCCAACAAGATAGATAGTTTCTTTTGTGATATGCCACTGGTAATCAAGCTAGCCTGCATGGATTCTCattatttaaatactttaatgAATGCTGAATGTGGGATTGTGGCTCTAACTTGCTTAACACTATTGCTTCTTTCCTACACAAATATACTCATCACTGTTTGCCAGAGCTCGAAAGCTGGAGTATCTAAGGCCCTGTCCACATGCACTGCACACATCACAGTGGTAATGATCTTCTTTTTGCCCTGCATCTTCATCTATGTGTGGCTTCCTCAGTATCACCTGATTAGACAATTTTTTTGctgtgttttattctgttttaacaCCTCTTCTAAACCCAACCATTTATACACTGAGAAATAA